From Streptosporangium album, the proteins below share one genomic window:
- a CDS encoding helix-turn-helix domain-containing protein has product MPKLLHARPPMDAEEKRQICKLAGARHAPADWIMRAQIIVFSWQGLRTSAIAAKLGCHMQTVRERIERFNAEGLAGLGDRPGAGRKPRITELERGQLIALARSTPPGRLVRDEAGDLAAADEGGPPQWTLDSLTAAARAQGIVIARSQVRRILLKEKVRWRHPRSWTTSTDPDFAPKGPRSSAATPTRRPVPRSSAPTSWDR; this is encoded by the coding sequence ATGCCGAAACTGCTGCATGCGCGTCCACCGATGGACGCCGAAGAGAAACGACAGATCTGCAAGCTGGCCGGGGCCCGTCATGCCCCGGCCGACTGGATCATGAGAGCGCAGATCATCGTGTTCAGCTGGCAGGGGCTGCGCACCAGCGCCATTGCCGCCAAGCTGGGCTGTCACATGCAGACCGTACGCGAGCGGATCGAGCGCTTCAACGCCGAAGGCCTGGCCGGCCTGGGCGACCGACCCGGGGCAGGCCGCAAACCACGCATCACCGAGCTCGAACGCGGACAGCTCATCGCGCTAGCGCGCTCGACTCCGCCCGGACGGCTGGTCCGCGACGAGGCCGGGGACCTGGCCGCGGCCGATGAGGGCGGCCCGCCGCAGTGGACGCTGGACAGCCTGACCGCCGCCGCCCGCGCGCAGGGCATCGTCATCGCGCGCAGCCAGGTCCGCCGGATCCTGCTCAAAGAGAAGGTCCGCTGGCGCCATCCCCGCTCTTGGACCACCTCGACCGATCCGGACTTCGCCCCAAAAGGGCCGAGGTCATCGGCTGCTACACCGACCCGCCGCCCGGTACCACGGTCATCTGCGCCGACGAGCTGGGACCGGTGA
- a CDS encoding tyrosine-type recombinase/integrase — MTPSAINGLPKSSRVPRVPSAKAVRLSSPGTPIGPRNFSRALGAHCRKAGVPRIRVHDTRHTGASLLVTLDVHPRVAMRILRHSQISMTMDVCSQIPTPVLRSSRGVAFVSGKPSWPGASWMTGRWCHHAETAARPGAARRRGGTPDP; from the coding sequence GTGACACCGAGCGCAATCAACGGGTTGCCGAAGTCATCGCGGGTCCCGCGGGTTCCCTCGGCGAAGGCGGTGCGGTTGAGCAGCCCCGGCACCCCGATCGGGCCGCGAAACTTCAGCCGGGCCCTCGGGGCGCACTGCCGGAAGGCGGGCGTCCCGCGTATCCGGGTCCACGACACCCGGCACACCGGCGCCTCGCTCCTGGTCACCCTAGATGTCCACCCTCGGGTGGCGATGCGCATCCTCCGCCACTCTCAGATCTCCATGACCATGGACGTCTGCTCCCAGATCCCCACCCCGGTGCTGCGTTCCTCAAGAGGTGTTGCGTTTGTCTCTGGTAAGCCGTCCTGGCCAGGGGCATCGTGGATGACAGGGAGGTGGTGTCATCATGCCGAAACTGCTGCACGCCCGGGCGCCGCGAGACGGCGAGGAGGAACGCCGGATCCGTAA
- a CDS encoding glyoxalase gives MTSIESLTLEVADTAAANRFYTAFGLGAQVRLRASGAPTTGFRGFALSLTVSQPATVNGFIGAALDAGATPLKPAAKSFWGYGGVVQAPDGTIWKVATSAKKDTGPATQQFDEIVLLLGAADVAASKRFYVDRGLVVTKSFGRKYVEFATASSPVKLALYGRRALAKDVGVPMDGTGSHRLMLGSVAGSFTDPDGFAWEAASLTTTP, from the coding sequence ATGACTTCCATCGAATCCCTCACCCTCGAGGTGGCCGACACCGCGGCCGCCAACCGCTTCTACACCGCCTTCGGTCTGGGCGCTCAGGTGCGCCTGCGGGCCTCGGGGGCGCCGACGACCGGCTTCCGTGGCTTCGCGCTGTCGCTCACGGTGTCCCAGCCGGCCACCGTCAACGGCTTCATCGGCGCCGCCCTCGACGCCGGTGCCACGCCGCTGAAGCCTGCCGCGAAGTCGTTCTGGGGCTACGGCGGCGTCGTACAGGCCCCGGACGGGACGATCTGGAAGGTCGCGACGTCGGCGAAGAAGGACACCGGGCCGGCCACCCAGCAGTTCGACGAGATCGTGCTCCTGCTGGGAGCCGCGGACGTGGCCGCGAGCAAGCGGTTCTACGTTGACCGCGGCCTCGTCGTGACGAAGAGCTTTGGCCGCAAGTACGTCGAGTTCGCCACTGCGTCGAGTCCGGTCAAGCTGGCGCTGTACGGGCGCCGTGCCCTTGCCAAGGATGTCGGCGTCCCTATGGACGGCACCGGATCGCACCGGCTCATGCTCGGCAGCGTTGCCGGGTCTTTCACCGACCCGGACGGGTTTGCGTGGGAGGCCGCATCGCTGACAACCACGCCCTGA
- a CDS encoding transposase, protein MCADELGPVTPRTFPPAPGWSVDGHRIKAPLTYSRGTDKSWVYGGLRIRDGIELTFCAPSRDSDGWIGLLQQIARANRRGPIVVITDNLSSHSSWKVRQWLLRHPRIRQVFIPVKACWLNLAEGWWRLLRRAAFAGQTFADATEIAHAVTLATAQLNAHAHPWIWGRPPPQPRALRRKFVYLL, encoded by the coding sequence ATCTGCGCCGACGAGCTGGGACCGGTGACCCCGCGCACCTTCCCGCCCGCGCCCGGCTGGTCGGTCGACGGACACCGGATTAAAGCGCCGCTGACCTACTCCCGCGGCACCGACAAGAGCTGGGTATACGGCGGCCTGCGCATCCGCGATGGCATCGAGCTCACCTTCTGCGCGCCCTCACGCGACAGCGACGGCTGGATCGGGCTGCTTCAGCAGATCGCCAGGGCCAACCGACGCGGCCCGATCGTGGTCATCACCGACAACCTGTCCAGCCATTCCAGCTGGAAGGTCCGCCAGTGGTTGCTGCGGCATCCACGTATTCGCCAGGTGTTCATCCCGGTCAAGGCCTGCTGGCTGAACCTGGCCGAGGGTTGGTGGCGGCTGCTGCGCCGGGCCGCGTTCGCCGGGCAGACCTTCGCCGACGCCACCGAGATCGCCCACGCGGTCACCCTCGCTACCGCCCAGCTCAACGCCCACGCCCATCCCTGGATCTGGGGACGACCGCCCCCGCAGCCCCGAGCCCTGCGCCGCAAGTTCGTCTATTTGCTATGA
- a CDS encoding iron chaperone, with protein sequence MKGTQTSAKNTGAVDEKFDGFTDEERGAMKERAQELKASARRGPRAAKADAESEVLAKIAEMEEADRVLAERLHDIVKANAPTLSPKLWYGMPAYARNGKVVCFFQSAQKFKTRYATLGFSDQANLDEGTMWPTAFALTELTAADGARIGALIKKAVS encoded by the coding sequence ATGAAGGGCACGCAGACGTCCGCCAAGAACACCGGCGCAGTCGACGAGAAGTTCGACGGATTCACGGATGAGGAACGGGGCGCGATGAAGGAGCGCGCCCAGGAGCTGAAGGCGTCCGCGCGGCGCGGCCCGCGCGCGGCCAAGGCGGACGCGGAGAGCGAAGTGCTCGCGAAGATCGCCGAGATGGAGGAGGCGGACCGCGTCCTCGCCGAGCGGCTCCATGACATCGTCAAAGCCAACGCGCCGACCCTCTCGCCGAAGCTCTGGTACGGGATGCCCGCGTATGCCAGGAACGGCAAGGTCGTCTGCTTCTTCCAGAGCGCGCAGAAGTTCAAGACGAGGTATGCCACGCTCGGCTTCAGCGACCAGGCGAACCTCGATGAAGGCACCATGTGGCCGACCGCCTTCGCTCTGACGGAGTTGACCGCCGCCGACGGGGCACGGATCGGCGCGCTCATCAAGAAGGCCGTGAGCTGA
- a CDS encoding VOC family protein, whose product MDITIHTSFLPHDDPDAALAFYRDTLGFEVRSDVGHGKMRWITVGPAGQPGTSILLAPPAADPGITEDERRTIIEMMAKGTYGWILLATRDLNGTFEKLQAGDAEVVQEPTEQPYGIRDCAFRDPAGNLVRIQELR is encoded by the coding sequence ATGGACATCACCATTCACACGAGCTTCCTCCCGCATGACGACCCGGACGCCGCCCTGGCCTTCTACCGCGACACCCTCGGCTTCGAGGTCCGCAGCGACGTCGGACACGGCAAGATGCGCTGGATCACGGTCGGCCCCGCCGGCCAGCCCGGCACGTCCATCCTCCTGGCGCCGCCGGCCGCCGACCCCGGCATCACCGAGGACGAGCGCCGCACCATCATCGAGATGATGGCCAAGGGCACCTACGGCTGGATTCTGCTGGCCACCCGGGACCTCAACGGCACCTTCGAGAAGCTGCAGGCCGGCGACGCCGAGGTCGTCCAGGAGCCGACGGAGCAGCCGTACGGCATCCGCGACTGCGCCTTCCGCGATCCCGCGGGCAACCTGGTCCGCATCCAGGAGCTTCGCTGA
- a CDS encoding DUF1963 domain-containing protein produces the protein MEFDDPASMHRVCAERLGEKAGQQFAAMARRGFRLDPLTDDAQATGRCRLGGPALLEPGTPWPELGGFPLSLHAVLDTDALAPWLGDELPTRSGLLNFFYLDLDVPYEEYRKLDTSGPEVCRVIPADPARAVETAAPGPARSYPATPVHAAEVTMLPDCWDVEDGDVEFDTDEYWGATSLILNEMGGLDGNTAGSHCAFGWPDTSYASKVTYRDADGPAIHLLQLAEDAELGWGWGDAGTMYFTIPAKAFAAGDFTKAEADMRCC, from the coding sequence ATGGAATTCGACGACCCCGCCAGCATGCACCGAGTATGCGCCGAGCGGCTCGGTGAGAAGGCCGGCCAGCAGTTCGCGGCCATGGCCCGCCGCGGTTTCCGGCTGGACCCTCTGACGGACGACGCCCAGGCCACCGGCCGATGCCGGCTCGGCGGCCCCGCCCTGCTCGAACCGGGCACCCCCTGGCCCGAACTCGGGGGCTTCCCGCTGTCCCTGCACGCCGTACTCGACACCGACGCCCTCGCCCCCTGGCTCGGGGACGAACTGCCCACGCGGTCGGGCCTGCTCAACTTCTTCTATCTCGATCTGGACGTGCCGTACGAGGAGTACCGGAAGCTGGACACGTCCGGGCCCGAGGTGTGCCGCGTGATTCCCGCCGATCCTGCAAGGGCGGTCGAGACAGCCGCACCCGGACCGGCGAGGAGCTATCCGGCCACACCCGTCCACGCGGCCGAGGTGACCATGCTCCCGGACTGCTGGGACGTCGAGGACGGCGACGTCGAGTTCGACACGGACGAGTACTGGGGCGCGACGTCGCTCATCCTCAACGAGATGGGCGGCCTCGACGGGAACACCGCCGGCAGTCACTGCGCCTTCGGCTGGCCCGACACCTCGTATGCGTCCAAGGTGACCTACCGCGACGCCGACGGCCCCGCAATCCATCTGCTCCAGCTCGCAGAGGACGCGGAGCTCGGATGGGGCTGGGGCGACGCCGGAACGATGTACTTCACGATCCCGGCGAAGGCGTTCGCGGCGGGGGACTTCACCAAGGCCGAGGCGGACATGCGCTGCTGCTGA
- a CDS encoding prolyl oligopeptidase family serine peptidase — MAQFFYPAAGRSDVVEDLFGFLVSDPYRWLEDGNGSRVRDWTAAQDRLFHAYRAGWREKQSWASLVDQVSSFGVSEPPMVRGSVMFLAEQLRGDEQRRLLVVDAEGNRRVLVDPVEIDPSGHTGLYAWWPSREGERVAVQMEVAEQPGSDIMVLDVRTGEAVDGPLPRARNTSLTWLPGGDAFYYVSRVPDEELAPGDMRLQRRVRLHRIGSPWQTDAVVLGGDDAPDHYYGLTVSVDGRYLAITAMVGPASHNDVYVAELIDPEAPHFIKIVDGRTIRARVLPRFLADGNLLLVTDYQAPCGRICMAHRHDTDPAAWRTLVAEDPQAPLDECLVLDDPALPRPLLLVARTRHGTSTLTLHDLASGRLLTGLPLPGAGVVSSLRTNIPHGHHAWFSYCDATTPPTIYRYDATSGKTEQETGTTIAGHTPEIRSRSVRYHAGDGTEITLFLFTPAEEHQSPRPTLLYGYGSFGMPMRPWFFPMAAAWVSAGGTYAVACVRGGGEEGQRWHDAGRGPHKHRAVSDFNDAATWLINTGRTTRDQLAIFGQSAGGLLVTAAATQRPDLYAAVIAEGPLCDMVRYEHFGLGCTWTDEFGTASQPEQLQWLLTYSPYHNITPGGSYPAFLLTGAVTDLQTGEAHVTKMCAALQHATSSDRPILMRREPDTAHAAFPASKERALIADILAFAGKYTGLSPEKTTMRLHETAAESH, encoded by the coding sequence ATGGCGCAATTCTTTTACCCTGCCGCTGGGCGCAGCGATGTGGTGGAGGATCTGTTCGGATTCCTGGTTTCCGATCCCTACCGGTGGTTGGAAGACGGCAATGGTTCGCGTGTGCGGGACTGGACGGCGGCCCAGGATCGTCTCTTCCACGCGTATCGCGCCGGATGGCGTGAGAAGCAATCGTGGGCGTCTTTGGTGGATCAGGTGTCATCCTTCGGCGTGTCGGAGCCTCCGATGGTGCGTGGTTCGGTCATGTTCCTTGCCGAGCAGCTCCGTGGGGATGAGCAACGGCGCCTGCTCGTCGTTGACGCCGAGGGGAACAGGCGGGTGCTGGTCGATCCGGTAGAGATCGATCCGTCCGGCCATACCGGGCTGTATGCCTGGTGGCCATCGCGCGAGGGCGAACGTGTGGCTGTCCAAATGGAGGTCGCCGAGCAGCCCGGCAGCGACATCATGGTGCTGGACGTGCGTACCGGTGAGGCGGTGGACGGGCCGTTGCCACGCGCCCGTAACACCTCGCTTACCTGGCTGCCGGGAGGGGACGCGTTCTACTACGTCAGCCGTGTTCCTGATGAGGAACTGGCCCCCGGCGACATGCGTTTGCAGCGGCGGGTGAGGTTGCATCGGATCGGTTCGCCCTGGCAGACCGACGCGGTGGTGCTCGGCGGCGACGATGCCCCGGACCACTATTACGGGCTCACGGTCAGCGTCGACGGCCGTTATCTGGCGATCACTGCGATGGTTGGGCCCGCCTCACACAACGATGTGTACGTGGCCGAGCTCATCGATCCGGAAGCCCCGCATTTCATCAAGATCGTGGACGGACGCACCATACGCGCCCGTGTTCTCCCACGCTTCCTCGCGGACGGCAATCTGCTGCTGGTCACCGACTACCAAGCCCCGTGTGGCCGCATCTGTATGGCGCACCGGCACGATACCGACCCGGCTGCTTGGCGCACGCTGGTAGCCGAGGATCCCCAGGCCCCCTTGGACGAGTGTCTGGTCCTGGACGACCCGGCACTTCCGCGGCCCCTCCTGCTGGTGGCACGCACCCGCCACGGCACCTCCACCCTGACACTGCACGACCTGGCCAGTGGCCGGCTGCTCACCGGTCTGCCCCTTCCCGGCGCGGGCGTCGTGTCATCCCTGCGCACGAACATCCCACACGGACATCACGCATGGTTCAGCTACTGCGACGCAACCACACCCCCCACCATCTATCGCTACGACGCCACCAGCGGGAAGACGGAACAAGAAACCGGCACCACAATAGCCGGACATACTCCAGAAATCCGCAGCCGCAGCGTTCGCTATCACGCCGGCGACGGTACCGAGATCACGCTGTTCCTGTTCACTCCAGCTGAAGAACATCAGAGCCCCCGCCCCACCCTCCTTTACGGCTACGGCAGCTTCGGCATGCCGATGCGCCCATGGTTCTTCCCCATGGCAGCCGCGTGGGTCAGCGCCGGCGGCACCTACGCGGTCGCCTGTGTACGCGGAGGCGGCGAAGAAGGCCAACGCTGGCACGACGCCGGCCGCGGACCACACAAACACCGCGCGGTCAGCGACTTCAACGACGCCGCGACCTGGCTCATCAACACCGGTCGAACCACCCGCGACCAACTGGCGATCTTTGGCCAATCCGCTGGCGGACTACTGGTCACCGCCGCCGCCACACAGCGACCAGACCTGTACGCCGCGGTTATCGCCGAAGGCCCGCTATGTGACATGGTGCGCTACGAACACTTCGGCCTGGGATGCACATGGACGGACGAATTCGGTACCGCCTCCCAACCCGAACAACTCCAATGGCTACTCACATACTCCCCCTACCACAACATCACGCCCGGAGGCTCCTATCCCGCATTCCTCCTCACCGGCGCGGTAACCGATCTGCAGACCGGAGAGGCCCACGTCACCAAAATGTGCGCGGCCCTTCAACACGCCACCAGCAGTGACCGACCGATCCTCATGCGTCGAGAACCCGACACCGCCCACGCCGCCTTCCCCGCGAGCAAAGAACGCGCCCTGATCGCGGACATCCTGGCCTTCGCTGGAAAATACACCGGTCTATCACCGGAAAAGACAACCATGCGTCTTCACGAGACTGCCGCGGAATCACACTGA
- a CDS encoding transposase: MTGPSRNSVSYQRFLQQVEDADPGEGDIWVIADNLSSHASPATRTWPADHPRIRHAFIPVGACRLNLQEAWWRIFRHHALAGVSFAGRADIDRATRIATAQLNQRAKPWIWGRPPPAPRHLRRQFVYSL, from the coding sequence GTGACCGGCCCGTCCCGCAACAGCGTCTCCTACCAGCGATTTCTGCAGCAGGTCGAGGACGCCGACCCCGGCGAGGGCGACATCTGGGTGATCGCCGACAACCTGTCCAGCCATGCCAGTCCGGCCACCCGGACCTGGCCGGCCGACCACCCGCGTATCCGGCACGCGTTCATCCCGGTCGGCGCCTGCCGGCTCAACCTGCAGGAGGCCTGGTGGCGGATCTTCCGCCACCACGCCCTGGCCGGAGTGTCCTTCGCCGGCCGCGCCGACATCGACCGCGCCACCCGCATCGCCACCGCCCAGCTCAACCAGCGGGCCAAACCCTGGATCTGGGGGCGGCCACCGCCGGCCCCCAGACACCTACGCCGCCAGTTCGTCTACAGTCTTTGA
- a CDS encoding helix-turn-helix transcriptional regulator has protein sequence MCHPAWGRALTAAQRLNDLARLRRVRDRIDREYAQPLNVEALARGVNMSAGHLSRQFRLAYGESPYAYLMTRRIERAMALLRRGDLSVTEVCFAVGCSSLGTFSTRFTELVGMPPSAYQRRAAGAAAGMPSCVAKQVTRPVRNREAPVTEPQLA, from the coding sequence ATGTGTCATCCCGCATGGGGGCGCGCACTTACCGCAGCACAGCGCCTGAACGACCTTGCGCGACTGCGCCGCGTCCGCGATCGGATCGACCGGGAGTACGCGCAGCCGCTGAACGTCGAGGCGCTCGCCCGTGGCGTGAACATGTCGGCCGGGCACCTCAGCCGCCAGTTCCGGCTCGCCTACGGCGAGTCGCCGTACGCCTATCTGATGACACGGCGCATCGAGCGCGCGATGGCGCTGCTGCGTCGTGGCGACCTCAGCGTCACCGAGGTCTGCTTCGCGGTCGGCTGCTCGTCGCTGGGTACCTTCAGCACCCGCTTCACCGAGCTGGTCGGCATGCCGCCCAGCGCCTACCAGCGCCGCGCGGCGGGCGCTGCGGCGGGGATGCCGTCGTGCGTGGCGAAACAGGTGACGAGACCGGTCAGGAATCGAGAAGCGCCGGTCACCGAGCCGCAACTAGCGTGA